The following are from one region of the Serinus canaria isolate serCan28SL12 chromosome 8, serCan2020, whole genome shotgun sequence genome:
- the LOC103814889 gene encoding retinol dehydrogenase 8-like isoform X1, which translates to MLWLHFCCCSCEELNRSVKRMARRNVLITGCSSGIGLAIAVKMAKDEQKRFKVFATMRNLAKKKPLEEAAGHRLGKTLEIKQLDVCDEQSIKTCVNSIPDRRIDVLGNNAGMGLIGPIECQSIEEMKTVMDTNFFGLVRLLKEILPDMKRRKSGHIVIISSVMGIQGILFNDVYAASKFAVEGFCESLAIQALKFKLQLSLIEPGPVVTEFERKVFEDGMKMDLSAADEETAEMFTNIYLKNYKQIFQSLGQSAEDVAEHTVKIILAENPPFRHQTNTLYTPMTTLKYADPNGDLPIDIFYKMVFQHDKIFSASLNFIKLLRWRSRKSFDLGKPSQ; encoded by the exons ATGCTGTGGTTACATTTCTGTTGTTGCTCCTGTGAAGAATTGAACCGCTCAGTGAAGAGAATGGCAAGAAGAAATGTCCTCATTACAGGTTGCTCCTCAGGAATTGGACTGGCAATAGCTGTAAAAATGGCAAAAGATGAACAGAAAAGATTTAAAG TGTTTGCCACAATGCGGAACCTGGCCAAGAAAAAGCCACTGGAGGAAGCTGCAGGTCACAGGCTGGGCAAAACCCTCGAGATCAAACAACTGGATGTCTGTGATGAACAGTCTATTAAAACCTGTGTGAACAGCATCCCTGACAGAAGGATTGATGTCCTGGGCAA CAATGCTGGAATGGGGCTCATTGGACCTATTGAATGTCAGAGCATTGAGGAAATGAAGACTGTGATGGACACCAACTTCTTTGGCCTGGTTCGGCTCCTGAAGGAGATCCTGCCTGACatgaagaggagaaagagtGGGCATATAGTTATAATAAGCAGTGTTATGGGAATACAAG GTATCTTATTTAATGATGTTTATGCTGCATCCAAGTTTGCTGTGGAAGGATTCTGCGAAAGTTTGGCTATACAAGCACTCAAGTTCAAACTGCA gttaAGTTTGATTGAACCAGGCCCAGTGGTTacagaatttgaaagaaaagtttttgaAGATGGAATGAAAATGGATCTTTCAGCTGCAGATGAAGAAACAGCTGAGATGTTTACTAATATTTACcttaaaaattacaaacaaatTTTCCAGAGCCTGGGACAAAGTGCTGAAGATGTTGCAGAG CACACAGTAAAGATAATTCTTGCAGAAAATCCACCTTTTCGCCATCAGACCAACACCTTGTATACTCCAATGACAACTCTGAAGTATGCAGATCCAAACGGAGATCTACCCATTGACATATTCTACAAAATGGTTTTTCAGCATGACAAAATCTTCAGTGCAAGTCTCAACTTCATCAAATTGCTAAGGTGGAGAAGCAGAAAGAGCTTTGACCTGGGAAAACCTTCACAATGA
- the LOC103814889 gene encoding retinol dehydrogenase 8-like isoform X2, with protein sequence MARRNVLITGCSSGIGLAIAVKMAKDEQKRFKVFATMRNLAKKKPLEEAAGHRLGKTLEIKQLDVCDEQSIKTCVNSIPDRRIDVLGNNAGMGLIGPIECQSIEEMKTVMDTNFFGLVRLLKEILPDMKRRKSGHIVIISSVMGIQGILFNDVYAASKFAVEGFCESLAIQALKFKLQLSLIEPGPVVTEFERKVFEDGMKMDLSAADEETAEMFTNIYLKNYKQIFQSLGQSAEDVAEHTVKIILAENPPFRHQTNTLYTPMTTLKYADPNGDLPIDIFYKMVFQHDKIFSASLNFIKLLRWRSRKSFDLGKPSQ encoded by the exons ATGGCAAGAAGAAATGTCCTCATTACAGGTTGCTCCTCAGGAATTGGACTGGCAATAGCTGTAAAAATGGCAAAAGATGAACAGAAAAGATTTAAAG TGTTTGCCACAATGCGGAACCTGGCCAAGAAAAAGCCACTGGAGGAAGCTGCAGGTCACAGGCTGGGCAAAACCCTCGAGATCAAACAACTGGATGTCTGTGATGAACAGTCTATTAAAACCTGTGTGAACAGCATCCCTGACAGAAGGATTGATGTCCTGGGCAA CAATGCTGGAATGGGGCTCATTGGACCTATTGAATGTCAGAGCATTGAGGAAATGAAGACTGTGATGGACACCAACTTCTTTGGCCTGGTTCGGCTCCTGAAGGAGATCCTGCCTGACatgaagaggagaaagagtGGGCATATAGTTATAATAAGCAGTGTTATGGGAATACAAG GTATCTTATTTAATGATGTTTATGCTGCATCCAAGTTTGCTGTGGAAGGATTCTGCGAAAGTTTGGCTATACAAGCACTCAAGTTCAAACTGCA gttaAGTTTGATTGAACCAGGCCCAGTGGTTacagaatttgaaagaaaagtttttgaAGATGGAATGAAAATGGATCTTTCAGCTGCAGATGAAGAAACAGCTGAGATGTTTACTAATATTTACcttaaaaattacaaacaaatTTTCCAGAGCCTGGGACAAAGTGCTGAAGATGTTGCAGAG CACACAGTAAAGATAATTCTTGCAGAAAATCCACCTTTTCGCCATCAGACCAACACCTTGTATACTCCAATGACAACTCTGAAGTATGCAGATCCAAACGGAGATCTACCCATTGACATATTCTACAAAATGGTTTTTCAGCATGACAAAATCTTCAGTGCAAGTCTCAACTTCATCAAATTGCTAAGGTGGAGAAGCAGAAAGAGCTTTGACCTGGGAAAACCTTCACAATGA
- the DR1 gene encoding protein Dr1: MASSSGNDDDLTIPRAAINKMIKETLPNVRVANDARELVVNCCTEFIHLISSEANEICNKSEKKTISPEHVIQALESLGFGSYITEVKEVLQECKTVALKRRKASSRLENLGIPEEELLRQQQELFAQARQQQAELAQQEWLQMQQAAQQAQLAAASASASNQAGSSQDEDDEDDI, encoded by the exons ATGGCCTCGTCGTCCGGCAACGACGACGACCTCaccatccccagggctgccatcAACAAGATGATCAAAGAGACGCTGCCCAACGTCCGCGTGGCGAACGACGCCCGGGAGCTGGTGGTCAACTGCTGCACCGAGTTCATCCACCTCATCTCCTCCGAGGCCAACGAGATCTGCAACAAATCGGAGAAGAAAACTATCTCCCCGGAACACGTCATACAAG CGCTAGaaagtttggggtttggctCCTATATCACTGAAGTAAAAGAAGTCTTACAAGAATGCAAAACAGTAGCACTAAAGAGAAGAAAGGCCAGTTCACGCTTGGAGAACCTCGGCATTCCAGAAGAAGAGCTACTAAGGCAGCAACAGGAATTATTTGCACAA GCTAGACAACAGCAAGCAGaactggcacagcaggaatggCTACAGATGCAACAAGCAGCTCAACAGGCACAGCTCGCTGCTGCCTCAGCCAGTGCATCCAATCAGGCAGGATCTTCTCaggatgaagatgatgaagatgatATCTGA